GCTATCGTGGTCATTGGACTGGATCAGCGAATTGTACGAGACGACTGGATTGGACTCGGGTGTTTGCTCACAGCAGTCGGCCTCTTATTTTGTGAACGCCAGTTTACAAATCAGCGGACTATGGCATTTGCCCTGTTTCGCAATAGCATCTTTATTGCGATTTTATCGGCCTTCGCCCAAGGCACCGGACACGCCTTTCGCCAGCTGAGTGTCAGTGACCACATGGAACCGACGTATGCGGCTGCAATTGATGTCACGACGGCGCTCATAGGATACCTGCTCGTCCTCGTCCTACGTGGACGCCCTCTTACGCTTCTCAACTGGTACCGCCGCTATACAAATTCGAGTCTCATCTTGGCCGGCGTTTGGTCTTCCCTTGCCGTGCTGCTCTTTTTTACGGCAGTCCGCCAGATTCCCGTGTCCACCGTATCCGTCCTCGTTGCCACAGAGCCGATTCTGGTCGCATTGTTCTCGGTCCTTTTCTTCCCTCGCCTTGAACGGCTTACGTGGTGGAGTGCCTGCGCTTCCATCGTCGTTGCAGGTGGTGTCGTTTTCATCAGTCTTTGACACCATGTCATTTTACCTAGACGAGTTGTCCTTCGCCCCGCCGACTCGCCAACTTGCCTCGTTGGCCTGGCTTCACTACACTTGAATCGTGTGACCGACCATTTGCCCTGTCAGTGCATGGTTGGACAACCTCTGATAAAACAAACGATTGAAGCTACGTGAGGATGAGATGCTTGAAGGCGTATGATGTCATTGTCGTAGGCGGTGGTCCCGCAGGATTGATGGCTGCTATTGCAGCACGGGAAACAGGGGCACGTGTTGCACTGGTAGAAAAAGGACACAAGCCGGGGCGCAAACTTGGAATTTCTGGTGGCGGACGATGTAATGTGACGAATGCCAAACCGCTTCCAGAGCTGATGGACAACATCCCGGGGAACCCTCGGTTTTTATATTCCGCACTCAGCCAGTTCTCGAATCATGACATTATAGACTTTTTTGAAAACTTGGGCATTCGACTGAAAGAAGAAGATCGGGGACGAGTTTTCCCTGTCACTGACCAAGCTGCCACGGTCGTCAAGGCCATCGTTGATAAGGTGTACACCAGCGGAGTTGATGTCATGCTCGACACGCCAGTTGCTCGACTCCTGGCTAACGACGGAAAAATCACCGGTGTGCG
This is a stretch of genomic DNA from Alicyclobacillus dauci. It encodes these proteins:
- a CDS encoding DMT family transporter translates to MWGLLGQMTAMLCAVCYALSYIFIRKGQTESSPPDNGLFPILVISSVTLDGASVLMGILDPSTIDVTSKDILLPCVYAALSGLIGTLLGRLTLYTAIKDLGATRGVVVKGLSPIITLAIVVIGLDQRIVRDDWIGLGCLLTAVGLLFCERQFTNQRTMAFALFRNSIFIAILSAFAQGTGHAFRQLSVSDHMEPTYAAAIDVTTALIGYLLVLVLRGRPLTLLNWYRRYTNSSLILAGVWSSLAVLLFFTAVRQIPVSTVSVLVATEPILVALFSVLFFPRLERLTWWSACASIVVAGGVVFISL